A single genomic interval of Coleofasciculaceae cyanobacterium harbors:
- the hisIE gene encoding bifunctional phosphoribosyl-AMP cyclohydrolase/phosphoribosyl-ATP diphosphatase HisIE — MFTSKIKNNIPLDKIRYNEQGLVPAIAQDYLDGTVLMMAWMNQDSLQKTLETGETWYWSRSRQQLWHKGATSGHIQKVRSLRYDCDSDALLITIEQIGGIACHTGERSCFHQIGDTKVAPPADTLSEVYRVICDRLANPTETSYTCKLLAGGDNKILKKIGEESAEVVMACKDDDSSAIASEVADLLYHTLVALAYHNVDIRDVYRQLQSRRG; from the coding sequence ATGTTCACCAGCAAAATTAAGAATAATATTCCTTTAGATAAAATTCGCTACAACGAACAAGGATTAGTACCGGCGATCGCCCAAGATTATTTAGATGGTACAGTCTTGATGATGGCGTGGATGAACCAGGATTCATTACAAAAAACTTTGGAAACTGGCGAAACCTGGTACTGGAGTAGATCCCGTCAGCAATTATGGCATAAAGGTGCAACTTCTGGACATATTCAGAAAGTGCGATCGCTTCGCTACGACTGCGATAGTGATGCTTTGTTGATTACTATTGAGCAAATTGGCGGGATTGCCTGTCATACAGGAGAACGCAGCTGTTTTCATCAGATAGGCGATACCAAAGTCGCGCCCCCCGCCGATACCCTATCAGAAGTATACCGAGTTATTTGCGATCGCCTGGCTAACCCGACTGAAACTTCCTATACCTGTAAGCTGCTTGCAGGAGGTGATAATAAAATCCTCAAAAAGATTGGTGAAGAATCAGCCGAAGTAGTCATGGCCTGTAAAGATGACGACAGTAGCGCGATCGCTTCTGAAGTAGCAGATTTGCTATATCATACCTTGGTTGCCTTAGCTTACCACAACGTAGATATTCGCGATGTTTATCGACAATTACAGTCTAGAAGAGGCTAG
- a CDS encoding phycobiliprotein lyase → MNLQKFLNLSAGKWFSQRTNYFLDENKSVSSKADITLEFIPPDDAQALELCQKHHLDSNLIVGGTVQSWDNSVDWGKTKQVGSATIILVKDLENDRTGKLIRPEDAKICGRYVLAEDEALTLIIETDKMYAEERQWFASDNFRMRTTVVKYSDGKKQTSFYSEIRKAAV, encoded by the coding sequence ATGAATTTACAAAAATTTCTAAATTTAAGTGCAGGAAAATGGTTTAGTCAGCGTACCAACTATTTTCTAGATGAGAATAAATCAGTTAGTAGTAAAGCCGATATTACTCTTGAGTTTATTCCGCCCGATGATGCGCAGGCGTTAGAACTGTGTCAAAAACATCATTTAGACTCTAACTTGATCGTCGGTGGTACAGTTCAAAGCTGGGATAACTCTGTAGACTGGGGCAAAACCAAACAAGTAGGTTCTGCCACCATTATTTTAGTTAAAGATTTAGAAAACGATCGCACTGGAAAATTAATTCGTCCTGAAGATGCTAAAATCTGCGGGCGTTATGTTTTAGCTGAAGATGAAGCTCTTACTCTAATCATTGAAACAGATAAAATGTATGCTGAGGAACGCCAGTGGTTTGCTAGTGACAATTTTAGAATGCGTACCACCGTAGTTAAATATAGTGATGGTAAGAAGCAAACCTCTTTTTATTCAGAAATTCGCAAAGCAGCAGTTTAA
- a CDS encoding S-methyl-5'-thioadenosine phosphorylase, translating into MVEAKIGIIGGSGLYKMNALKDVREIKLSTPFGDPSDSLIVGQLEEATVAFLARHGRNHHLLPSELPFRANIHAMKQLGVEYIISASAVGSLKEAAKPLDMVIPDQFIDRTKNRVSTFFGAGLVAHIAFGEPICPNLAGVLADAVESLNLAEVDLHRGGTYVCMEGPAFSTKAESQLYRSWGATIIGMTNLPEAKLAREAEIAYATLALVTDYDCWHGDHDNVTVEMVVANLQRNAINAQKVIQATVKSLNTNPPQSAAHSALKYAILTPREQISKSAKEKLELLIKNYL; encoded by the coding sequence ATGGTAGAAGCAAAAATCGGCATCATTGGTGGTAGTGGTCTATATAAAATGAACGCTCTCAAAGATGTTCGGGAAATAAAATTATCTACTCCTTTTGGCGATCCTTCTGATTCTTTGATTGTCGGTCAACTAGAAGAAGCTACGGTAGCTTTCTTGGCTCGGCATGGACGTAACCATCATCTTCTTCCTAGCGAATTACCTTTTCGTGCCAATATTCACGCTATGAAACAGTTAGGGGTGGAATACATTATTTCTGCTTCTGCGGTTGGCTCTTTAAAGGAGGCAGCCAAACCCCTAGATATGGTAATTCCCGATCAGTTTATCGATCGCACTAAAAATCGCGTATCTACTTTTTTTGGCGCAGGATTAGTCGCTCATATTGCTTTTGGCGAGCCTATCTGTCCAAACTTGGCTGGTGTTTTAGCTGATGCAGTCGAATCATTAAATCTAGCCGAAGTTGATTTGCATCGTGGAGGCACTTATGTCTGTATGGAAGGTCCCGCATTTTCGACTAAAGCAGAATCTCAACTTTATCGTAGCTGGGGAGCAACTATAATTGGCATGACTAATTTACCAGAAGCCAAGCTAGCCAGAGAAGCCGAAATTGCTTATGCTACTCTAGCTTTAGTTACAGACTATGACTGCTGGCATGGCGATCATGACAACGTTACGGTAGAAATGGTGGTCGCTAACCTTCAGCGCAATGCGATTAATGCCCAAAAGGTAATCCAAGCCACAGTAAAAAGCTTAAACACTAATCCTCCTCAATCGGCAGCTCATTCGGCTTTGAAATACGCCATCTTGACTCCTCGCGAGCAAATTTCTAAATCAGCTAAGGAAAAACTCGAATTACTGATTAAGAATTATTTATAA